In one window of Pseudomonas chlororaphis subsp. chlororaphis DNA:
- the cobC gene encoding alpha-ribazole phosphatase family protein, translated as MTLRLDLLRHGETELGGGLRGSLDDALTDAGWQQMRAAVAGRGPWDRLVSSPLQRCARFAEELGARLALPVTLDPDLQELHFGAWEGQSAAALMTTDAEALGRFWADPYAFTPPRGEPVLAFSARVLGAVERLHQRYAGERVLLVSHGGVMRLLLARARGLPREQLLNVEVAHGALFALTVEAGLVLSEGV; from the coding sequence ATGACCTTGCGCCTGGACCTGCTGCGCCACGGCGAAACCGAGCTCGGTGGTGGCCTGCGCGGCAGCCTCGACGATGCCCTGACCGACGCCGGTTGGCAGCAGATGCGTGCTGCTGTCGCAGGCCGGGGGCCCTGGGATCGGCTGGTAAGTTCGCCCTTGCAACGCTGCGCGCGTTTTGCCGAGGAACTGGGGGCGCGCCTGGCGCTGCCGGTGACCCTGGACCCGGATCTGCAGGAGCTGCATTTCGGTGCCTGGGAAGGGCAGAGCGCGGCGGCGCTGATGACCACCGACGCTGAGGCGCTGGGGCGGTTCTGGGCCGATCCCTATGCCTTTACCCCGCCGCGGGGCGAGCCGGTGCTGGCGTTTTCCGCGCGGGTGCTGGGGGCGGTCGAACGTCTGCATCAGCGTTATGCCGGCGAGCGGGTGCTGCTGGTCAGTCATGGCGGAGTGATGCGCTTGTTGCTGGCCCGGGCCCGAGGTTTGCCGCGTGAGCAGTTGCTGAATGTCGAGGTTGCTCACGGTGCCTTGTTCGCCCTGACTGTCGAGGCTGGCCTGGTATTGAGCGAAGGAGTCTGA
- the cobT gene encoding nicotinate-nucleotide--dimethylbenzimidazole phosphoribosyltransferase, giving the protein MNDFWWLRPCKALDTQALEAAQSRQQQLTKPAGSLGQLERVAVQLAGLQGRVKPGLEQLWIAIFAGDHGVVAEGVSAYPQAVTGQMLHNFVSGGAAISVLARQLRARLEVVDLGTVTPGLNLPGVRHLNLGAGTRNFVEGPAMTQAQGEQALQAGRDSVLRAVEQGSELFIGGEMGIGNTTAASAVACALLDIPVAHLAGPGTGLDAAGVSHKAQVIERALSRHAAQRGDALQTLFNLGGFEIAALVGAYLACAQEGVAVLVDGFICSVAALVAVRLNPECRPWLLFGHRGAEPGHRHILQTLEAEPLLDLGLRLGEGSGAALAVPLLRLACDLHAQMATFAEAAVADRPA; this is encoded by the coding sequence ATGAATGACTTCTGGTGGCTGCGGCCGTGCAAGGCGCTCGACACTCAAGCCCTGGAGGCGGCGCAGTCGCGCCAGCAGCAATTGACCAAGCCCGCGGGTTCGCTGGGGCAGCTGGAGCGGGTCGCGGTACAGCTGGCCGGCTTGCAGGGGCGGGTCAAGCCTGGCCTGGAGCAGCTGTGGATTGCGATTTTCGCCGGCGACCACGGGGTGGTGGCCGAGGGCGTTTCGGCTTATCCGCAGGCAGTCACCGGGCAGATGCTGCACAACTTCGTCAGCGGCGGCGCTGCCATCAGCGTGTTGGCGCGGCAGCTGCGGGCACGCCTGGAAGTGGTCGATCTCGGCACGGTGACGCCCGGCTTGAACCTGCCCGGCGTGCGGCATTTGAACCTGGGGGCGGGCACCCGGAACTTCGTCGAGGGGCCGGCCATGACCCAGGCCCAGGGCGAGCAGGCTCTGCAGGCCGGACGTGACAGTGTGCTGCGGGCCGTCGAGCAGGGCAGCGAACTGTTTATCGGCGGCGAGATGGGTATCGGCAACACCACTGCGGCCAGCGCCGTGGCCTGCGCCTTGCTGGATATTCCGGTGGCGCACCTCGCGGGGCCGGGCACCGGCCTGGATGCGGCGGGTGTCAGCCACAAGGCGCAGGTGATCGAGCGCGCCTTGAGCCGGCATGCCGCCCAGCGTGGCGATGCCTTGCAGACTTTGTTCAACCTTGGCGGTTTCGAGATCGCCGCGCTCGTTGGGGCCTACCTGGCCTGTGCCCAGGAAGGCGTCGCGGTGCTGGTCGATGGTTTCATTTGCAGCGTGGCGGCGCTGGTGGCGGTGCGGCTGAACCCCGAGTGCCGCCCGTGGCTGCTGTTTGGCCACCGTGGGGCCGAGCCGGGGCATCGGCATATCCTGCAAACCCTCGAGGCCGAGCCTTTGCTGGACCTCGGCCTGCGCCTGGGCGAGGGCAGCGGCGCGGCGCTGGCGGTGCCGTTGCTGCGCCTGGCCTGCGACCTGCACGCGCAGATGGCGACTTTCGCCGAGGCGGCCGTGGCGGATCGTCCGGCATGA
- the cobU gene encoding bifunctional adenosylcobinamide kinase/adenosylcobinamide-phosphate guanylyltransferase, producing the protein MLQLILGGARSGKSRLAEKLAGESGLAVTYIATSQALDGEMNQRIAHHRERRPAQWALIEEPLELARVLRENASAERCLLVDCLTLWLTNLLLLEDTQRLASEREALLECLALLPGEIIFVSNETGMGVVPLGELTRRYVDEAGWLHQALAERCQRVVLTVAGLPLTLKGTAL; encoded by the coding sequence ATGTTGCAACTGATCCTCGGCGGTGCCCGTTCCGGCAAGAGTCGCCTGGCGGAAAAGCTCGCCGGCGAGAGCGGCCTGGCCGTGACCTATATCGCCACCAGCCAGGCGCTGGACGGCGAAATGAATCAGCGCATCGCCCATCACCGCGAACGGCGTCCGGCCCAATGGGCATTGATCGAGGAGCCGTTGGAATTGGCGCGGGTGCTGCGCGAAAACGCGAGCGCCGAGCGCTGCCTGCTGGTGGATTGCCTGACCTTGTGGCTGACCAACCTGTTGCTGCTGGAGGATACCCAGCGGCTCGCCAGTGAGCGCGAAGCGCTGCTGGAGTGCCTGGCGTTGCTGCCGGGCGAAATCATTTTTGTCAGCAACGAGACTGGAATGGGTGTCGTGCCGCTGGGCGAGTTGACTCGCCGTTATGTCGATGAAGCCGGTTGGCTGCATCAAGCCCTGGCCGAGCGTTGTCAGCGGGTAGTGCTGACGGTGGCCGGCCTGCCCCTGACTCTGAAAGGAACTGCGTTATGA
- a CDS encoding cobyric acid synthase has protein sequence MTTLMVQGTTSDAGKSTLVTALCRWLTRQGVSVVPFKPQNMALNSAVTADGGEIGRAQAVQAQAAHLEPHTDMNPVLLKPNSDTGAQVIIHGRAVTTMNAVAYHDYKAIAMQAVLASHQRLSAAYPVVMVEGAGSPAEINLRAGDIANMGFAEAVDCPVLLIADINRGGVFAHLVGTLELLSPSEQARVKGFIINRFRGDIALLQPGLDWLEARTGKPVIGVLPYVLDLHLEAEDGIDQRQADKAEQVLKVLVPVLPRISNHTDFDPLRLHPQVDLQFIGPGQAIPPADLIILPGSKSVRSDLAYLRAQGWDTAIARHLRYGGKLLGICGGLQMLGEQLHDPLGLEGAPGSSAGLGLLAFETVLEQEKQLRNVRGRLALEEAEVSGYEIHAGVTTGPALELAAVTLDDGRCDGARSDDGQILGTYLHGLFEAPAACSALLRWAGLREVQAVDYHALRERDIERLADLVEQHLDTEYLRQLCGL, from the coding sequence ATGACCACCCTGATGGTGCAGGGCACCACTTCCGACGCCGGTAAAAGCACCCTGGTGACGGCGCTCTGCCGCTGGCTGACGCGCCAGGGCGTCAGCGTCGTGCCCTTCAAACCGCAGAACATGGCCCTCAACAGCGCGGTGACCGCCGACGGTGGCGAGATCGGTCGGGCCCAGGCAGTACAAGCCCAGGCCGCGCACCTGGAGCCGCACACTGACATGAACCCGGTGCTGCTCAAGCCCAACAGTGACACCGGGGCCCAGGTGATCATTCACGGTCGTGCAGTGACCACCATGAACGCGGTGGCCTATCACGACTACAAGGCCATCGCCATGCAGGCGGTGCTGGCCTCTCATCAACGCCTGAGCGCGGCCTATCCGGTGGTGATGGTGGAAGGCGCGGGCTCGCCGGCGGAGATCAATCTGCGGGCCGGCGACATTGCCAACATGGGCTTTGCCGAAGCGGTGGACTGCCCGGTGCTGCTGATCGCCGACATCAACCGTGGCGGGGTTTTCGCCCATCTGGTGGGCACCCTGGAGCTGTTGTCGCCAAGCGAGCAGGCGCGGGTCAAAGGTTTCATCATCAACCGTTTTCGCGGCGATATCGCCCTGTTGCAACCGGGCCTCGACTGGCTCGAAGCGCGTACCGGCAAGCCGGTGATCGGCGTGTTGCCCTATGTGCTGGATCTGCATCTGGAAGCCGAGGACGGTATCGACCAGCGTCAGGCCGACAAGGCCGAGCAGGTGCTGAAAGTACTGGTGCCGGTATTGCCGCGCATCAGCAATCACACCGACTTCGACCCGCTGCGCCTGCACCCCCAGGTGGACCTACAATTCATCGGTCCCGGCCAGGCGATTCCGCCGGCCGACCTGATCATCCTGCCAGGCTCGAAAAGCGTGCGCAGCGACCTGGCGTACCTGCGCGCCCAGGGCTGGGACACAGCCATCGCCCGGCACCTGCGCTACGGCGGCAAGTTGCTGGGTATCTGCGGCGGTTTGCAGATGCTCGGCGAGCAACTGCACGACCCTTTGGGGTTGGAAGGCGCGCCAGGCTCCAGCGCGGGGTTGGGGCTGCTGGCGTTCGAAACGGTGCTGGAACAAGAGAAGCAGTTGCGCAATGTGCGTGGACGTCTGGCGCTGGAGGAGGCCGAGGTCAGCGGTTATGAGATCCATGCCGGCGTCACGACGGGGCCGGCGCTGGAACTGGCCGCCGTGACCCTGGACGACGGTCGCTGCGACGGCGCGCGCAGCGACGACGGGCAGATTCTCGGCACCTACCTGCACGGTCTGTTCGAGGCGCCGGCGGCCTGCAGTGCGTTGCTGCGCTGGGCGGGTTTGCGCGAGGTGCAGGCGGTCGACTACCACGCTCTGCGCGAGCGTGATATCGAGCGCCTGGCCGATCTGGTGGAGCAGCACCTGGACACCGAGTACCTGCGCCAGCTTTGCGGGCTTTAG
- the cobD gene encoding threonine-phosphate decarboxylase CobD, whose product MLEHGGRLRKAAEQYGIAEADWLDLSSGLAPWPWPIPEIGMRAWARLPETDDGLEQAARDYYGAAHVLPVPGSQAAIQLLPRLRRAGKVGVLSPCYAEHAEAWRRSGYIVREVLEQEVDFFLDSLDVLVVVNPNNPTGLSLTPERLLDWHARLAQRGGWLVVDEAFMDNTPQLSLAAQADQVGLIVLRSFGKFFGLAGVRLGFVLAELKLLKQLAEQVGPWAVSGPTRVLGQVCLRDREGHGRQRLRSEAASLRLAQLLERHGLKPQGGCALFQWLITDRAELLHEFMARRGILLRLFTHNSSLRFGLPADEADWSRLEQAFVAYTKEHP is encoded by the coding sequence ATGCTTGAGCACGGTGGCCGCCTGCGCAAGGCGGCCGAGCAATACGGCATCGCCGAGGCCGACTGGCTGGACCTGTCCAGCGGCCTGGCACCCTGGCCGTGGCCGATTCCCGAGATCGGGATGCGGGCCTGGGCGCGCCTGCCGGAAACCGACGATGGCCTGGAGCAGGCGGCCCGCGACTACTACGGCGCGGCCCATGTGTTGCCGGTGCCCGGTTCCCAGGCGGCGATCCAGCTGCTCCCGCGTTTGCGCCGCGCCGGCAAGGTCGGCGTGCTGTCGCCCTGTTATGCCGAGCACGCCGAAGCCTGGCGCCGCAGCGGCTACATCGTGCGGGAAGTGCTGGAACAGGAAGTGGACTTTTTCCTCGACAGCCTGGACGTGCTGGTGGTGGTCAATCCGAACAATCCCACGGGCTTGAGCCTGACCCCGGAGCGCCTGCTGGACTGGCATGCGCGCCTGGCGCAGCGCGGTGGCTGGCTAGTGGTCGACGAAGCCTTCATGGACAACACTCCCCAGCTGAGCCTGGCGGCCCAGGCCGATCAGGTGGGGTTGATCGTCCTGCGTTCCTTCGGCAAGTTTTTCGGCCTGGCCGGGGTGCGCCTGGGCTTCGTGCTGGCCGAGCTCAAGCTGCTCAAGCAGCTGGCCGAGCAGGTCGGCCCCTGGGCCGTCAGTGGGCCGACCCGGGTGCTGGGCCAGGTGTGCCTGCGCGACCGTGAAGGCCATGGGCGGCAACGGCTGCGCAGTGAAGCGGCGAGCCTGCGCCTGGCGCAGCTGCTCGAGCGCCACGGTCTGAAACCCCAGGGTGGCTGTGCGCTGTTCCAGTGGCTGATCACCGATCGCGCCGAGCTGTTGCATGAGTTCATGGCGCGCCGGGGCATCCTGCTGCGGCTGTTCACCCACAACAGCAGCCTGCGTTTTGGCTTGCCGGCCGATGAAGCCGACTGGTCGCGTCTCGAACAGGCCTTCGTCGCCTACACCAAGGAACATCCATGA
- the cbiB gene encoding adenosylcobinamide-phosphate synthase CbiB gives MSVALLSVAGVALDALLGEPKRWHPLVAFGRFADRIEQRFNSGGRGWRSHGVTAWVIAVLPLTLLATLFSWLPYIGWLFEILALYCALGLRSLGEHVEPVAQALRSDDLDQARQRVGYLVSRQTSELDATEVARAATESVLENGSDAVFAALFWFAVAGAPGVVLYRLSNTLDAMWGYRNERFERFGWAAAKIDDLLNYIPARLVALTYALLGKTRLALKCWRRQGPTWDSPNAGPVMAAGAGALGVELGGAAIYHGELHQRPQLGEGVAADASSIDRGWQLVQRGVWLWLLILCVGAEFYA, from the coding sequence ATGAGTGTGGCGTTACTGAGTGTCGCCGGGGTGGCGCTGGATGCGTTGCTGGGCGAACCCAAGCGCTGGCATCCGCTGGTGGCGTTCGGTCGTTTTGCCGATCGCATCGAGCAACGCTTCAACTCCGGTGGCCGCGGCTGGCGCAGTCATGGCGTCACCGCCTGGGTCATCGCGGTGCTGCCGCTGACCCTGCTGGCAACCCTGTTTTCCTGGCTGCCCTACATCGGCTGGTTGTTCGAGATCCTGGCGCTGTATTGCGCCCTCGGCCTGCGCAGCCTCGGCGAGCATGTCGAGCCGGTGGCCCAGGCCTTGCGCAGCGACGACCTGGACCAGGCGCGGCAGCGGGTCGGCTATCTGGTGAGCCGGCAGACCAGCGAGCTGGATGCCACCGAAGTCGCCCGCGCAGCTACCGAGTCGGTGCTGGAAAATGGCAGCGACGCGGTGTTCGCCGCCTTGTTCTGGTTTGCCGTGGCCGGCGCGCCGGGCGTGGTGCTCTATCGCCTGAGCAACACCCTGGATGCGATGTGGGGCTATCGTAATGAACGTTTCGAGCGTTTCGGCTGGGCGGCGGCGAAGATCGACGACCTGCTCAACTACATTCCAGCCCGCCTGGTAGCCCTGACTTATGCGTTGCTGGGCAAGACCCGCCTGGCGCTGAAATGCTGGCGCCGCCAGGGGCCGACCTGGGACAGCCCGAATGCCGGGCCGGTGATGGCGGCCGGGGCCGGTGCCCTGGGCGTCGAGCTGGGCGGCGCGGCGATCTATCACGGCGAACTGCACCAGCGCCCGCAATTGGGCGAAGGCGTGGCGGCCGATGCCTCGTCCATCGATCGCGGCTGGCAACTGGTGCAGCGCGGGGTCTGGTTATGGCTGCTGATTCTCTGCGTGGGAGCTGAGTTCTATGCTTGA
- the bluB gene encoding 5,6-dimethylbenzimidazole synthase produces the protein MSDNAFSAAERDAVYRAIAERRDMRHFVGGTVEPQVLRRLLEAAHQAPSVGLMQPWRFIRISDRSLRGQIQQLVEEERVRTAEALGERSDEFMKLKVEGIDDCAEVLVAALMDDRERHIFGRRTLPEMDLASLSCAIQNLWLAARAEGLGMGWVSLFEPAALAELLGLPAGAKPLAVLCLGPVGEFYPAPMLVLEGWARERPLSELLYENYWGVSQ, from the coding sequence ATGAGCGACAACGCCTTTTCCGCGGCCGAACGCGACGCGGTCTATCGCGCGATCGCCGAGCGTCGTGACATGCGCCACTTCGTCGGTGGCACGGTCGAGCCGCAGGTCTTGCGTCGCCTGCTGGAGGCGGCGCACCAGGCGCCCAGCGTCGGCCTGATGCAGCCCTGGCGGTTCATCCGTATCAGTGACCGGTCGTTGCGCGGGCAAATCCAGCAACTGGTGGAAGAGGAGCGGGTACGCACCGCCGAGGCCTTGGGCGAGCGCTCCGATGAGTTCATGAAGCTCAAGGTCGAAGGCATCGACGACTGCGCCGAGGTCCTGGTGGCGGCGCTGATGGACGACCGTGAGCGGCATATTTTCGGCCGCCGCACCCTGCCGGAAATGGACCTGGCCTCGCTTTCCTGCGCGATTCAGAACCTGTGGCTGGCGGCCCGGGCCGAAGGGTTGGGCATGGGCTGGGTGTCGCTGTTCGAGCCTGCTGCCTTGGCTGAGCTGCTCGGCCTGCCGGCCGGGGCCAAGCCGCTGGCGGTGCTGTGCCTGGGCCCGGTCGGCGAGTTTTACCCGGCCCCGATGCTGGTGCTCGAAGGCTGGGCGCGGGAGCGTCCGCTGAGTGAATTGCTGTATGAAAATTACTGGGGAGTGAGTCAATGA
- a CDS encoding cobyrinate a,c-diamide synthase: MSDARHCPAVLIAAPASGQGKTTVTAALARLHRNQGRKVRVFKCGPDFLDPMILERASGAPVYQLDMWMVGEQESRRLLWEAAGEADLILIEGVMGLFDGTPSSADLARHFGVPVLAVIDGTAMAQTFGALALGLARYQPDLPFAGVLANRVGTLRHAQLLEGSLTEGLRWYGALSRETGIELPSRHLGLVQASELNDLDLRLDAAAAALADSCEVALPPAVAFAAPQVVAVEPLLAGVRIAVARDEAFAFTYGASLDLLRAMGAELVFFSPIHDATLPEADSLYLPGGYPELHHRALAANGSMLSAIRAHHAAGKPLLAECGGMLYLLDSLTDVDGERAELLGLLPGDAVMQKRLAALALQAVELSEGSLRGHTYHHSLTSTELAPIARGLSPNGGRGAEAVYREGRMTASYVHFYFPSNPEAVAALLAPAGASVLARRP; encoded by the coding sequence GTGAGTGATGCCCGTCATTGCCCGGCGGTATTGATTGCCGCGCCGGCTTCCGGTCAGGGCAAGACCACCGTGACCGCCGCGCTCGCTCGCCTGCATCGCAATCAGGGGCGCAAGGTGCGCGTGTTCAAGTGCGGCCCGGATTTTCTCGACCCGATGATCCTCGAGCGCGCCAGCGGTGCGCCGGTGTATCAACTGGACATGTGGATGGTCGGCGAACAGGAAAGCCGCCGCCTGTTGTGGGAGGCCGCCGGCGAGGCGGACCTGATCCTGATCGAAGGCGTGATGGGGTTGTTCGACGGCACGCCGTCCAGCGCCGACCTGGCGCGGCATTTCGGGGTGCCGGTGCTCGCGGTGATCGATGGCACCGCCATGGCCCAGACCTTCGGCGCCCTGGCGCTGGGGCTGGCGCGTTATCAGCCGGACTTGCCGTTCGCCGGCGTGCTGGCCAACCGCGTCGGCACCCTGCGGCATGCGCAGTTGCTCGAAGGCAGCCTGACCGAAGGCCTGCGCTGGTACGGCGCGCTGTCCCGGGAGACCGGCATCGAACTGCCCAGCCGCCATCTGGGGTTGGTGCAGGCCAGCGAACTCAACGATCTGGATCTGCGTCTCGACGCCGCCGCGGCCGCCTTGGCTGACAGCTGCGAAGTGGCCTTGCCGCCCGCCGTGGCGTTCGCCGCTCCCCAGGTGGTTGCCGTCGAACCGTTGTTGGCCGGCGTGCGCATTGCCGTGGCCCGTGACGAAGCCTTTGCCTTTACCTATGGCGCGAGCCTGGATCTGTTGCGGGCCATGGGCGCCGAGCTGGTCTTTTTCTCGCCGATCCATGACGCGACGCTGCCGGAGGCGGACAGCCTGTACCTGCCGGGCGGTTACCCGGAGCTGCATCACCGGGCGCTGGCGGCGAACGGCTCGATGCTCAGCGCGATCCGCGCGCATCACGCCGCAGGCAAGCCCTTGCTCGCCGAGTGCGGCGGCATGTTGTATCTGCTGGATTCCTTGACCGACGTCGACGGCGAGCGCGCCGAACTGCTAGGCCTGTTGCCCGGCGACGCGGTGATGCAAAAGCGCCTGGCGGCCCTGGCCTTGCAGGCGGTGGAGTTGTCGGAAGGCTCGTTGCGCGGGCATACCTACCACCATTCGTTGACCAGCACCGAGCTTGCGCCGATCGCCCGCGGCCTGAGCCCGAATGGCGGGCGCGGCGCGGAAGCGGTTTACCGCGAAGGGCGGATGACCGCCTCTTATGTGCATTTCTATTTTCCGTCCAACCCCGAAGCGGTGGCGGCCCTGCTGGCGCCGGCAGGAGCGAGCGTGCTCGCGCGGCGCCCATGA
- the cobO gene encoding cob(I)yrinic acid a,c-diamide adenosyltransferase, with protein sequence MTESPDRDERHLARMLRKKAVIDERIANSPNECGLLLVLTGNGKGKSSSAFGMLARAMGHGMQCGVVQFIKGRNSTGEELFFRRFPEQVRFHVMGEGFTWETQDRQRDIAAAEAAWAVSRELLSDPTIGLVLLDELNIALKHGYLDLDQVLSDLQARPPMQHVVVTGRGAKPEMIELADTVTEMGMVKHAFQAGIKAQKGVEL encoded by the coding sequence ATGACTGAATCCCCCGATCGTGACGAACGCCATCTGGCGCGCATGTTGCGCAAAAAAGCCGTGATCGATGAACGCATCGCCAACTCGCCGAACGAGTGCGGCTTGCTGCTGGTGCTGACTGGCAACGGCAAAGGCAAAAGCAGCTCGGCCTTCGGCATGCTCGCGCGGGCCATGGGCCACGGCATGCAATGCGGCGTGGTGCAGTTCATCAAGGGCCGCAACAGCACTGGCGAGGAATTGTTCTTCCGGCGCTTCCCGGAGCAGGTGCGTTTCCATGTCATGGGCGAAGGCTTCACCTGGGAAACCCAGGACCGCCAGCGCGACATCGCCGCGGCCGAAGCGGCCTGGGCGGTTTCCCGCGAACTGCTGAGCGATCCGACGATCGGCCTGGTGCTGCTCGATGAGCTGAACATTGCCCTCAAACACGGCTATCTGGACCTGGATCAGGTGCTCAGCGACCTGCAGGCGCGACCGCCGATGCAGCATGTGGTGGTCACCGGACGTGGCGCCAAGCCAGAGATGATCGAACTGGCCGACACCGTCACCGAAATGGGCATGGTCAAGCATGCGTTCCAGGCCGGGATCAAAGCGCAAAAAGGCGTCGAACTGTGA
- a CDS encoding PQQ-dependent sugar dehydrogenase, with protein sequence MLKLRYAILIAVAAGLGACGETSTLQVSDGTGPSPKLPEPNKTLFPTVNIAPAIGWPQGAKPVAAAGTQVAAFAEGLDHPRWLYVLPNGDVLVAETNAPPSPDDSKGIRGWIASKIMSRAGAGVPSPNRITLLRDKDHDGVAETRTAFLENLNSPFGMALVGNDLYVADTDRLLRFPYKDGDTKISAQPTKVVDLPGGKLNHHWTKNVIASKDGSKLYVTVGSNSNVGENGMDQEEGRAAIWEVDRASGKQRIFASGLRNPNGMAWEPQSGQLWTAVNERDEIGSDLVPDYITSVKDGAFYGWPFSYYGQHVDVRVTPQNPDLVTKAIAPDYAVGPHTASLGLAFAEGSKLPAPFTQGVFIGQHGSWNRKPHSGYKVIFVPFANGKPVGQPVDVLTGFLNADEKAMGRPVGVVIDKQGDLLVADDVGNKVWRVSAAKAQ encoded by the coding sequence ATGCTCAAACTTCGATACGCAATCCTTATCGCCGTCGCCGCAGGCCTTGGTGCCTGTGGCGAAACCTCCACCCTCCAGGTCTCCGACGGCACCGGCCCCTCGCCAAAACTCCCCGAACCGAACAAGACCCTGTTCCCGACCGTGAACATCGCGCCCGCGATCGGCTGGCCGCAAGGCGCCAAACCGGTGGCCGCCGCCGGCACCCAGGTCGCCGCATTCGCCGAAGGCCTGGACCATCCGCGCTGGTTGTACGTGCTGCCCAACGGCGACGTACTGGTGGCGGAGACCAACGCCCCGCCCTCCCCCGATGACAGCAAGGGTATTCGTGGCTGGATCGCCAGCAAGATCATGAGCCGCGCCGGGGCCGGCGTGCCCAGCCCGAACCGCATCACCCTGCTGCGGGACAAGGATCACGATGGCGTGGCGGAAACCCGCACGGCATTCCTGGAAAACCTCAACTCGCCGTTCGGCATGGCCCTGGTGGGCAATGATCTGTACGTCGCCGACACCGATCGCCTGCTGCGCTTCCCCTACAAGGACGGCGACACCAAGATCAGCGCCCAGCCGACCAAGGTGGTGGACCTGCCTGGCGGCAAGCTGAACCACCACTGGACCAAAAATGTGATTGCCAGCAAAGACGGCAGCAAGCTGTACGTCACGGTCGGTTCCAACAGCAACGTCGGCGAAAACGGCATGGATCAGGAGGAAGGTCGCGCCGCCATCTGGGAAGTCGATCGCGCCAGCGGCAAGCAACGGATTTTTGCCTCAGGCCTGCGCAACCCCAACGGCATGGCCTGGGAGCCGCAAAGCGGCCAGTTGTGGACCGCGGTCAACGAGCGCGACGAGATCGGCAGCGACCTGGTGCCGGACTACATCACCTCGGTCAAGGACGGCGCCTTCTATGGCTGGCCATTCAGCTATTACGGCCAGCATGTGGACGTGCGAGTCACTCCGCAGAACCCGGACCTGGTGACCAAGGCCATCGCCCCGGATTATGCCGTCGGCCCGCATACCGCCTCCCTGGGCCTGGCATTCGCCGAAGGCAGCAAGCTGCCGGCGCCGTTCACCCAAGGCGTGTTCATCGGCCAGCATGGCTCGTGGAACCGCAAGCCCCACAGCGGCTACAAAGTGATCTTCGTACCCTTCGCCAACGGCAAGCCGGTAGGCCAACCGGTGGACGTGCTGACCGGCTTCCTCAACGCCGACGAGAAAGCCATGGGCCGCCCGGTCGGCGTAGTGATCGACAAGCAAGGGGATCTGCTGGTAGCCGATGATGTCGGCAACAAAGTCTGGCGCGTGTCAGCAGCCAAGGCGCAATAG
- a CDS encoding O-methyltransferase, with product MTARTLNLDDALYHYLLDVSLRETPLLRRLRDETQALPMARWQVAPEQGQFLALLIKLIGARRVLEVGTFTGYSTLSMAAALPEDGQLICCDIPGDYNATARRYWQEAGVAGRIELRLAPALETLARIEQEEGEGGFDLVFIDADKANYPAYLESALRLLRVGGLAVFDNTLWSGRVLEENPQSEDTRAIQALNRALKDDPRVDLSLLPLGDGLTLCRKR from the coding sequence ATGACCGCTCGTACCCTCAACCTCGACGACGCCCTCTATCACTACCTGCTCGATGTTTCCCTGCGCGAAACGCCGCTGCTGCGCCGTCTGCGTGACGAAACCCAGGCGCTGCCCATGGCGCGCTGGCAGGTAGCGCCCGAGCAGGGGCAGTTCCTGGCGTTGCTGATCAAGCTGATCGGTGCCCGGCGTGTGCTGGAGGTGGGGACCTTCACCGGCTATAGCACCTTGTCCATGGCCGCGGCCTTGCCGGAGGATGGTCAACTGATCTGCTGTGACATCCCGGGCGACTACAACGCCACCGCGCGCCGTTACTGGCAGGAAGCAGGTGTCGCCGGACGGATCGAGTTACGCCTGGCACCGGCCCTGGAGACCTTGGCCAGGATCGAGCAGGAGGAGGGCGAGGGTGGTTTCGACCTGGTCTTCATCGACGCCGACAAGGCCAATTACCCGGCTTACCTGGAAAGTGCCCTGCGCCTGCTACGCGTGGGCGGGTTGGCGGTGTTCGATAACACGCTGTGGAGCGGTCGGGTGCTGGAGGAAAATCCCCAGAGTGAAGACACTCGGGCCATCCAGGCACTCAATCGCGCCTTGAAGGATGACCCGCGTGTCGACCTGTCGCTGCTGCCCCTGGGGGACGGCTTGACCCTGTGCCGCAAGCGCTGA